The proteins below come from a single Saccharopolyspora sp. SCSIO 74807 genomic window:
- a CDS encoding TetR-like C-terminal domain-containing protein, producing MSTTGSAGMRDRLVQAAVALLAAEGPAALQARRLAREVGASTMAVYHYFGGMPQLLSTVIEEGFRRLDARLAEVAATDDPVVDLGRLALAYRDVARENPHLYDVMFGLSAPGGHRPEEHEQPGADEPSVSQRAYGHLVAATERTVRSGRIREAEPAHVAAQLWSLLHGYVTLELSGHFDQFDGPEQVFMPMAFNLLVGLGDDPERAARSGRRALAAAGSVRANSVH from the coding sequence GTGAGCACGACAGGTTCGGCCGGAATGCGTGATCGGCTCGTGCAGGCCGCGGTGGCGCTGCTGGCCGCGGAAGGCCCGGCGGCGTTGCAGGCCCGCCGGTTGGCGCGGGAGGTCGGCGCGTCGACGATGGCGGTCTACCACTACTTCGGCGGCATGCCTCAGCTGCTCAGCACGGTGATCGAGGAAGGGTTCCGGCGGCTGGATGCGCGGCTTGCGGAGGTCGCCGCCACCGACGATCCGGTAGTGGACCTCGGCAGGCTGGCGCTGGCCTACCGCGACGTGGCTCGCGAGAACCCGCACCTCTACGACGTGATGTTCGGGCTGTCGGCCCCCGGCGGTCATCGGCCGGAAGAACACGAGCAGCCGGGGGCGGACGAGCCGAGCGTGTCGCAGCGCGCCTACGGGCACCTCGTCGCCGCGACGGAACGGACGGTCCGCAGCGGCCGCATCCGGGAAGCCGAACCCGCCCACGTCGCCGCGCAGCTCTGGAGTCTGCTGCACGGTTACGTCACGCTCGAGCTGTCCGGGCACTTCGATCAGTTCGACGGACCGGAGCAGGTGTTCATGCCGATGGCGTTCAACCTGCTCGTCGGACTCGGCGACGATCCGGAACGGGCCGCGCGTTCGGGGCGGCGGGCGTTGGCCGCGGCCGGGAGCGTCCGCGCGAACTCCGTCCACTGA
- a CDS encoding DsbA family protein yields MSADLEFFFDPLCPFCWVTSRWVVEVQRQRTLAVRWRPLSLAILNEDISYEQRKQASPAYPDSHVRGLEMLRVVHAARERAGPERVGDLYTALGELVWDSEAPQGDDFDAVMQEMARHRDLRPALERAGLPADLAEAADDADRDADLRAETFEGVDRCGGGVGTPILSFAPPDGPALFGPVVDSPPAGTDALRLWSAVETLATWPGFAELKRNLRSFPDTPLTAKLARTGTQVR; encoded by the coding sequence GTGAGTGCAGATCTCGAGTTCTTCTTCGACCCGCTTTGCCCGTTCTGCTGGGTGACCTCGCGCTGGGTGGTGGAGGTGCAGCGGCAGCGGACGCTCGCAGTGCGCTGGCGTCCGCTGTCGCTGGCGATCCTCAACGAGGACATCAGCTACGAACAGCGCAAGCAGGCCTCACCCGCCTACCCGGACAGCCACGTGCGCGGACTGGAAATGCTGCGGGTGGTGCACGCCGCCCGCGAGCGCGCGGGCCCGGAACGCGTCGGTGATCTCTACACCGCGCTCGGCGAACTGGTTTGGGATTCCGAGGCACCGCAGGGCGACGACTTCGACGCGGTCATGCAGGAGATGGCCCGCCACCGCGATCTGCGCCCGGCGCTCGAACGGGCCGGACTGCCCGCGGACCTCGCCGAGGCGGCCGACGACGCGGACCGCGACGCGGACCTGCGGGCCGAGACGTTCGAAGGCGTGGACCGTTGCGGGGGCGGAGTGGGCACTCCGATCTTGTCCTTCGCGCCGCCCGACGGCCCGGCGCTGTTCGGGCCGGTCGTCGACTCGCCGCCCGCAGGGACGGATGCGCTGCGCCTGTGGTCTGCGGTGGAAACGCTCGCCACCTGGCCCGGCTTCGCCGAGCTCAAGCGGAACCTGCGCAGCTTCCCGGACACCCCGTTGACCGCGAAGCTCGCCCGGACCGGCACCCAGGTGCGGTGA